The following are encoded in a window of Ricinus communis isolate WT05 ecotype wild-type chromosome 4, ASM1957865v1, whole genome shotgun sequence genomic DNA:
- the LOC8274796 gene encoding glutathionyl-hydroquinone reductase YqjG: MFASVFSKTHLAFDPKKRKSSIIFILSSFIFKHHLQMARSALDEMSDTGAFLRTASTFRNFISRDPNSQFPAESGRYHLYVSYACPWASRCLAYLKIKGLDKAISFTSVKPIWERTKDSDEHMGWVFPASETEEPGAEPDPLNGAKSIRELYELASANYVGKYTVPVLWDKKLKTIVSNESSEIIRMFNTEFNDVAENAALDLYPSHLQVQIEETNEWVYSGINNGVYRCGFAKKQGPYEEAAKQLYDALDKCEKILGKQRYICGNTLSEADIRLFVTLIRFDEVYAVHFKCNKKLLREYPNLFNYTKDIFQVPGMRSSVNMEHIKRHYYGSHPSINPFGIIPLGPDTDFSSPHDREKFVM; encoded by the exons CACCATCTTCAAATGGCTCGATCGGCGCTTGATGAAATGTCGGACACTGGGGCATTTCTGAGAACTGCTTCAACATTTCGCAATTTTATTTCACGAGATCCAAATTCTCAATTTCCAGCTGAATCTGGAAGGTATCATCTGTATGTATCTTATGCTTGTCCCTGGGCTTCCAGGTGTCTTGCATACTTGAAGATTAAAGGGCTCGACAAGGCCATCAGTTTCACG TCTGTCAAACCTATATGGGAAAGAACGAAGGACAGTGATGAACATATGGGATGGGTTTTTCCTGCTTCGGAGACAGAGGAACCAGGAGCTGAGCCTGACCCTTTGAATGGCGCAAAGAGTATAAGAGAACTTTATGAGCTTGCAAGTGCTAATTATGTCGGAAAGTACACAGTTCCT gTACTGTGGGATAAGAAGCTCAAGACAATTGTTAGTAATGAGAGTTCGGAAATCATTCGTATGTTTAATACTGAATTTAATGATGTAGCTGAGAATGCAGCTCTAGATTTATATCCTTCCCACTTGCAAGTTCAAATTGAGGAAACCAATGAATGGGTATATAGTGGGATAAATAATGGTGTTTATAGATGTGGCTTTGCAAAGAAGCAAGGGCCTTATGAGGAG GCTGCAAAACAATTGTATGACGCTCTTGATAAATGTGAGAAGATACTTGGAAAGCAACGTTATATATGTGGCAACACTTTGTCTGAAGCAGATATCCGGTTGTTTGTCACCCTTATAAGATTTGATGAG GTTTATGCAGTTCACTTCAAGTGCAACAAAAAGCTTCTAAGGGAGTACCCAAATCTGTTCAATTATACCAAAGATATCTTCCAAGTTCCTGGCATGAGGAGCAGTGTAAACATGGAACACATTAAGCGGCATTATTACGGAAGTCATCCTTCAATAAATCCATTTGGAATCATTCCTCTTGGCCCAGACACCGACTTTTCGTCACCCCATGACAGAGAAAAGTTTGTTATGTAA